Part of the Sphingomonas sp. IW22 genome is shown below.
GTTGCCGGGATCACCTGGGTTGCGAACGGCGCATATTGATCGGACACATGGCTGTATCCCTTGAGGCCCGGGACGTTGCCATATTTCGCGTTGATCAGATTCATCGCCTCGCCCTGCTCGGTAGCAAGGAAGAACTGCCCGTCGCTGGATGCCGATTGCCCTTGTCCCCAGAAGGCGGCCATGGAAGCCCGAGAAGAGGATGAGGTTCTTCCCATCCGGCGCGAAGCGCTTGAGATGGTGGAGCACGCGGCCGCCCGTTGCCATTCCGCTGGCCGAGATGATGACCTTTGGGGCGGGGTTGGCGGTGAGTTCCTTGGATTCCTCCACTTCGCGCACATAGTGCGCGACGCTGCACGCCGCTTCGCACTCGGCGCGGGCCAGGCGATGCTCGTCCATGAAATCGCACATCAGCCCGCTCGCGTTGATCGCCATCGGGCTGTCGAGGAAGATCGGGATGTCGCGGAGGCGTCCCTGCGCGCGCAGACGCGAGAAATGATAGAGAAGCGACTGGACCCGTCCCACGGCGAAGGCCGGGATCACCACCGTCCCTCCTCTCTCGACGCATCGTTCGACATGATCTCCAAGCGTCTTTGTCGGATCGACCTGCTCGTGGCGCCGATCGCCATAGGTCGATTCCACCAGGACATAGTCGGCGCGCGCGGGCGGCTCGGGATCTTTCATCACCGAATCGCCGTAACGGCCGATGTCGCCTGAGAAGAGGATTGTCCGCCCCTTCCAGTCGATCTCGATCGACGCCGCGCCGAGGATGTGGCCGGCGCGATGATAGCGCACCCTGATGCCGTCCGTGACTGCATGCCACGCTCCGAACTCGATCGGCCGGAAGAGCTGCAATGCCAGACGCGCGTCAGCCTGGGTGTAGAGCGGCAGCGCCGGCTGGTGCCTGGAGAAGCCGTGCCGGTTGGCGAACTCCGCATCCTTTTCCTGCAGATGACCGCTGTCGGGAAGAAGGAGCTCGCACAGGGCCGCGGTCGCCCGGGTGGCAAGGACGGTACCGTCCCAGCCCAGGCGCGCCATGCGCGGTAGCGCGCCCGAGTGATCGAGATGAGCGTGGGTCAGCAGGACTTGGCCGACATCGGCGACTTCGGGTGGAATTGGCGCCCAATCAAGGCGGCGCAGATCCCTGGGTCCTTGAAACAGGCCGGAATCGACAACGATCTGAGTTTCACCATCGTCCACCAGATAACGCGACCCTGTGACCGTTCCCGATGCGCCGAGAAAGGCGACGCCGAGACCATCGGCCGGGCGCTTAGCCAGATCGATCCTTGCTTCGCGCTCGAGGACGGTCACGCCGGACTGGTTGCGGGAATGGTGCCGTTTCTTTCTCTTGTGCATGGACGCGGGCCTGCCTCTCACGATTATGTTCGTGAGCGCAGCTTTGATTCGCGGACGCCGCACGCCTATACGCAAAAGCCGCAGCACGACTGCTGCTCCCGACAGTTGCGTCGCGCGAACACCGGTGGCCGATCCGATCGATCACCTTACCCATGCTTGCGCGATGCCCTTCGGACTTCGCTCTCTACTTATACCTTGCTCCTTGGACTCGAGCCTATGCAGGCTGGACGTTGACTAGAAGAGAACGGCATATGGGCGAACATGACCATCGCATGCGCAAGCGCGGCAAGATCGTTCTGATCGGCTTCCTGCTCGTCGCCAGCTTCTTCCTCATTACCGAGCATACCGCGCACTTCCTGGGTGTGCTGCCCTATCTCATCCTGCTCGCCTGCCCGCTCATGCACCTGTTCATGCACCACGGCCAAGGTGGGCATCAGCATGGCCATGAGCCCGGCCAGGCACCCGCCGGCTTGCCGGCCAATCCCAACGGCCGCATCGAAGGAGAGTCGCGATGACGCACGCCGACTATGGCTATGGTCTGTGGGGGCTCGCGCTGGTCAATGCCGCCGTTTTCATCCTCTTTGCGTTCAGCTTCTTCAAGCCGGCAACGCGGCGCGACTGGCGCAGCTTCGGCGCGTTCAGTGCGTTCATCGTCGCGCTCTTCGCCGAAATGTATGGCTTCCCGCTCACCATCTTCCTGCTGTCGGGGTGGCTCCAGTCGCATTTCCCCGGCGTCGACTGGTGGAGCCACGATGCTGGCCACATCCTGGAAGTGATGTTCGGCTGGCGCATCAATCCGCATTTCGGCCCGTTCCACATCGCCAGCTTTGTGCTGATTGGTGTAGGCTTTTGGCTAATCTCGATCGCGTGGACGGCGCTTCACACGAGTCAGCGCAAACACGAATTGGCAATGACGGGGGTCTACGCCCGGGTGCGGCACCCTCAATACGTAGGGTTCATCCTCGTCATGCTCGGTTTCTTGCTACAATGGCCGACGCTTCTGACGCTTGCCATGTTTCCG
Proteins encoded:
- a CDS encoding isoprenylcysteine carboxylmethyltransferase family protein is translated as MTHADYGYGLWGLALVNAAVFILFAFSFFKPATRRDWRSFGAFSAFIVALFAEMYGFPLTIFLLSGWLQSHFPGVDWWSHDAGHILEVMFGWRINPHFGPFHIASFVLIGVGFWLISIAWTALHTSQRKHELAMTGVYARVRHPQYVGFILVMLGFLLQWPTLLTLAMFPVLVVMYIRLAKHEERYALATYGDSYRQYMAHVPAFFPSLRWKREIAGLAFTGNARMAGHQTDGPVSEGSREHDNMLPGG
- a CDS encoding DUF2933 domain-containing protein; the protein is MGEHDHRMRKRGKIVLIGFLLVASFFLITEHTAHFLGVLPYLILLACPLMHLFMHHGQGGHQHGHEPGQAPAGLPANPNGRIEGESR